The Ptiloglossa arizonensis isolate GNS036 chromosome 13, iyPtiAriz1_principal, whole genome shotgun sequence genome window below encodes:
- the LOC143153720 gene encoding uncharacterized protein LOC143153720, whose product MVSAAEARATLVLVVWLTAVLCPRLAAANNLTLSFSSRKPREHPSKGRISRWTQTFDADTNKRTITYREMNMILRQEGGEDGLPVDCCPTVLEMVEPVGGRNRDDMYVQLYREGQNTQRFFEYSCREDVLDKPCRFIDRKFSNQSRCVQKFSYTYAIIENSGSKGGKVEHKRHHRERLTFTGNTEGGSMWTLDYIRVRSGCSCEVMPKPKKKKKCKKCKPRDQ is encoded by the exons GTGGTTTGGCTGACCGCAGTCCTGTGCCCGCGGCTTGCTGCCGCCAACAACCTGACTTTATCCTTCTCCTCGCGTAAGCCCAGGGAACATCCATCGAAAGGACGCATATCTCGCTG GACGCAGACCTTCGACGCGGACACGAACAAGCGGACGATAACTTATCGGGAGATGAACATGATTCTGCGACAGGAAGGAGGCGAGGACGGCCTTCCAGTCGATTGCTGCCCTACGGTATTGGAAATGGTGGAACCGGTCGGCGGTCGAAATCGGGACGACATGTACGTCCAGCTCTATCGGGAAGGCCAGAACACCCAGAGGTTCTTCGAGTACTCCTGCAGGGAGGACGTCCTCGACAAGCCGTGCAGGTTCATCGACCGGAAGTTCAGCAACCAGTCCAGATGTGTGCAGAAGTTCTCGTACACTTACGCTATCATTGAAAATTCTGGATCGAAG gGCGGGAAAGTGGAACACAAGAGGCACCACAGGGAACGCCTGACGTTCACCGGCAACACGGAGGGCGGATCAATGTGGACGTTGGACTACATCAGGGTACGAAGTGGCTGCAGCTGCGAGGTCATGCCGaaaccgaagaagaagaagaaatgcaAGAAGTGCAAGCCAAGGGACCAATAG